Proteins encoded by one window of Chondromyces crocatus:
- a CDS encoding DUF2169 family type VI secretion system accessory protein produces MKLGVLTRTFELDHKYYFVPTILVLCDLGAERRLLPEVDLWRLSAAELGKEAILDECMPKQRGEFLVHGRCYTAGAVPRTAASVRAKVGSLDKSLYVIGDRVWRRDGVPGEATPFTEMPIRYTRAFGGEGYALNPTGIGVAPVKGEDGREVHPLPNIEHPKALVQSRSDRPAPAGFGPYELLWAQRWPKMGTYDRKWMREQLPGFAKDMDLTMWNAAPEDQQLPAGFFEGGEAIYLENLHPERPRLEGRLPGIVGRCFVTQRSAEGEAFHEIPMRLDTVQIFPHLERVALSFRGLWRVAEDDADDILHLLVACDDTAERRPLEHYREVLKRRLDPKREASEVFRDGDLVPPNIGGGGGGGDIDAMFELTRRENHLQKNLAERARREAEKVRAEVIAAGGDPSTVPDAEGPKVLSAPTFEELPGFVERSERELEEAQRKMDAAQEKLVADTRKRYAEAGRDYDAAVAKSKKEGAGPPKFSADKEMERLRDIQTLCQNANVATPDLDATLADPKTEARLRQAEEEAREAYLSGAHLAEYRPARLEEPARSELRRRVAEAHAAGRSLSRQDLSGADLSGMDLRGVDLTEAFLENAVLARANLAGARLSRAVLAGSDLTEVDLSGADLSEANLGASYARGARLDDVTLRGAVLSQADFTGASLHRVSFEKADLSDVVLDGASLTLSRFDKCILKGNQLRGCDLRESTFSHAILAEVDLRSANLAHVTLEHAALVRCTLDGASFLKADLRGIRLAEPCSFVGADLTGAMIDGATLRETDFSRADFTGASLNSSDMSKCVLREANLYRVVAKNVMLSRADLTGARLVAANLEGAVLLKAKLGRADFTGANLFRADLLRAVGDDRTCFTDANVTQVRVSPREGGGPGKPATVDPQAQQQAEQANAKKDQESAKKESHGQERPR; encoded by the coding sequence ATGAAGCTCGGGGTCCTGACGCGGACCTTCGAGCTGGACCACAAGTACTACTTCGTCCCGACGATCCTGGTTCTGTGCGATCTGGGCGCGGAGCGGCGCCTCTTGCCGGAGGTGGATCTCTGGCGCCTCTCGGCGGCGGAGCTGGGCAAGGAGGCCATCCTCGACGAGTGCATGCCGAAGCAGCGCGGGGAGTTCCTGGTGCACGGGCGCTGCTACACGGCTGGGGCGGTGCCGAGAACGGCGGCCTCGGTGCGGGCGAAGGTGGGGAGCCTGGACAAGTCGCTGTACGTGATCGGCGATCGCGTGTGGCGGCGTGACGGGGTGCCCGGGGAGGCCACGCCGTTCACCGAGATGCCGATCCGGTACACGCGCGCGTTCGGTGGCGAGGGATACGCGCTGAACCCGACGGGCATCGGGGTCGCGCCCGTGAAGGGCGAGGACGGGCGCGAGGTCCACCCCTTGCCGAACATCGAGCACCCGAAGGCGCTCGTCCAGTCGCGCTCGGACCGGCCTGCGCCGGCGGGGTTCGGCCCGTACGAGCTGCTGTGGGCACAGCGATGGCCGAAGATGGGCACCTACGACCGGAAGTGGATGCGCGAGCAGCTCCCGGGCTTCGCGAAGGACATGGACCTGACCATGTGGAACGCGGCGCCGGAGGATCAGCAGCTCCCGGCAGGCTTCTTCGAGGGAGGCGAGGCGATCTACCTGGAGAACTTGCACCCGGAGCGGCCACGTCTGGAAGGGCGGTTGCCGGGGATCGTGGGCCGCTGCTTCGTGACGCAGCGCTCGGCCGAAGGCGAGGCATTCCACGAGATCCCGATGCGGCTCGACACGGTGCAGATCTTTCCGCACCTGGAGCGGGTTGCGCTGTCGTTCCGGGGGCTGTGGCGGGTCGCCGAGGACGACGCGGACGACATCCTGCACCTCCTGGTCGCGTGTGACGACACGGCAGAGCGGCGTCCGCTGGAGCACTACCGCGAGGTGCTGAAGCGGCGGCTCGATCCGAAGCGGGAGGCGTCGGAGGTGTTCCGCGACGGGGATCTCGTGCCACCGAACATCGGCGGTGGGGGCGGGGGCGGTGACATCGACGCGATGTTCGAGCTGACCCGCCGGGAGAACCACCTCCAGAAGAACCTGGCGGAGCGGGCGCGGCGCGAGGCGGAGAAGGTGCGGGCGGAGGTGATCGCGGCGGGCGGGGACCCGAGCACGGTGCCGGACGCGGAGGGGCCGAAGGTGCTCTCGGCGCCGACGTTCGAGGAGCTACCGGGCTTCGTGGAGCGCTCGGAGCGCGAGCTGGAAGAGGCGCAGCGGAAGATGGACGCGGCGCAGGAGAAGCTCGTCGCGGACACGCGCAAGCGCTACGCGGAGGCGGGGCGCGATTATGACGCGGCGGTGGCGAAGTCGAAGAAGGAGGGGGCCGGGCCGCCGAAGTTCTCCGCGGACAAGGAGATGGAGCGGCTGCGGGACATCCAGACGCTCTGCCAGAACGCGAACGTGGCGACGCCGGATCTGGACGCGACGCTCGCCGATCCGAAGACGGAAGCGAGGCTGCGGCAGGCGGAGGAGGAGGCGCGGGAGGCGTACCTGTCGGGGGCGCACCTCGCGGAGTACCGGCCAGCTCGGTTGGAGGAGCCGGCGCGCTCGGAGCTGCGGCGGCGGGTGGCGGAGGCGCACGCGGCCGGGAGGAGCCTCTCGAGGCAGGATCTGAGCGGGGCCGACCTGTCGGGCATGGATCTGCGGGGGGTGGACCTGACCGAGGCCTTCCTGGAGAACGCCGTCCTCGCGCGCGCGAACCTGGCCGGCGCACGGCTCTCGCGGGCGGTGCTGGCGGGGAGCGATCTCACCGAGGTGGATCTCTCGGGCGCGGATCTGAGCGAGGCGAACCTGGGCGCTTCGTACGCGCGGGGGGCAAGGCTCGACGACGTGACGCTGCGGGGCGCGGTGCTGAGCCAGGCGGATTTCACCGGAGCGTCGCTGCACCGGGTCTCGTTCGAGAAGGCGGACCTGTCGGACGTGGTGCTCGACGGGGCGTCGCTGACGCTGTCGCGTTTCGACAAGTGCATCCTCAAAGGCAACCAGCTCCGCGGGTGCGATCTGCGGGAGTCCACGTTCAGCCACGCGATCCTGGCGGAGGTGGATCTCCGCTCGGCGAACCTCGCGCACGTGACGCTGGAGCACGCGGCGCTCGTGCGCTGCACGCTGGACGGGGCGTCGTTTCTGAAGGCGGATCTACGGGGGATCCGGCTGGCAGAGCCGTGCTCGTTCGTGGGAGCGGATTTGACGGGGGCGATGATCGACGGGGCGACGCTGCGGGAGACGGACTTCAGCCGGGCCGACTTCACGGGGGCGAGCTTGAACTCGTCGGACATGTCGAAGTGCGTGCTGCGGGAGGCGAACCTGTACCGGGTGGTGGCGAAGAACGTGATGCTCTCACGGGCCGACCTGACGGGGGCGCGGCTCGTCGCGGCGAACCTGGAGGGGGCGGTGCTGCTGAAGGCGAAGCTCGGGCGGGCCGACTTCACGGGGGCGAACCTGTTCCGCGCCGACCTCTTGCGGGCGGTGGGCGACGACAGGACGTGCTTCACGGACGCGAACGTGACGCAGGTGCGGGTCTCGCCCAGGGAAGGTGGCGGGCCCGGGAAGCCGGCGACGGTGGATCCGCAGGCGCAGCAGCAGGCCGAGCAGGCGAACGCGAAGAAGGATCAGGAGAGCGCGAAGAAGGAGAGTCATGGACAAGAGCGCCCTCGTTGA